A single genomic interval of Helianthus annuus cultivar XRQ/B chromosome 6, HanXRQr2.0-SUNRISE, whole genome shotgun sequence harbors:
- the LOC110864442 gene encoding probable trehalase translates to MVVNSQSDHGPVVPTTPLVIFLQRLQQTALQTFGSFNFDPKYYVDLSLKFDLPVVKQAFDHLPRTVNGSVSGSDLNGFLTKFMNGAQEDLEVVDPVDFVGEPDGFLPKVVHPGVRHWALEVHSLWKNLSRKVSGRVLRNPELHTLLPLKHPVVIPGSRFQEVYYWDSYWIIRGLMVSKMYETAKGMVLNLIEFVDTYGYVLNGARAYYTNRSQPPLLSSMVIEVYKRTNDVDLVKKALPALIKEHKFWNSGIHNVTIEDDQGTTHNLSRYYAMWDQPRPESFTIDTETASKLKNDCEKKQLYRELASTAETGWDFSTRWMKNASDLTTLSTTTIVPVDLNAYILKMELDISFLANVVGESSHALHFAKASESRKKAMDVVFWDEEKGQWFDYWLNASSNHKDVYKWDASYRNQDIFASNFIPLWVQLFNSDETVVNKVAQSLESSGLIHAAGIATSLRNSSEQWDYPNGWAPIQHMIVEGLVRSGSKEARSLAKDIAIRWIRTNYVTYQTSKAMHEKYDVTKCGEFGGGGEYVPQTGFGWSNGVVLALLEEFGWAEDLSPYCQ, encoded by the exons ATGGTGGTTAACTCACAGTCTGACCATGGTCCAGTGGTCCCCACAACCCCACTTGTGATTTTTCTTCAAAGGCTTCAACAAACTGCTTTACAAACATTTGGTTCATTCAACTTTGACCCAAAGTATTACGTTGACTTGTCATTAAAGTTTGATCTTCCTGTTGTGAAACAAGCGTTTGATCATCTCCCCAGGACCGTAAACGGGTCGGTTTCGGGTTCGGATTTGAATGGTTTTTTGACCAAGTTTATGAATGGTGCACAAGAGGATTTGGAGGTTGTTGACCCGGTTGACTTTGTCGGTGAACCGGATGGGTTTTTGCCTAAAGTGGTGCACCCGGGTGTGCGCCATTGGGCTCTGGAAGTTCATTCACTTTGGAAAAATTTGAGCCGAAAAGTGTCGGGTCGGGTTTTGCGGAACCCGGAGTTGCATACTTTGCTTCCTTTGAAACATCCTGTGGTTATACCCGGGTCAAGGTTTCAAGAGGTTTATTATTGGGATTCTTATTGGATAATAAG GGGACTAATGGTAAGTAAAATGTACGAGACAGCAAAAGGGATGGTTCTTAATCTGATTGAGTTCGTTGACACGTATGGATACGTTCTAAATGGCGCTCGGGCGTATTACACGAATAGAAG TCAGCCTCCATTGCTGAGTTCAATGGTGATTGAAGTTTATAAACGGACTAACGACGTTGACTTGGTCAAGAAGGCACTCCCCGCCCTGATCAAAGAACATAAATTTTGGAATTCGG GAATACATAATGTGACGATCGAAGATGATCAAGGCACAACACACAATTTAAGTCGGTACTATGCAATGTGGGATCAACCTAGGCCTGAATCATTCACTATT GACACTGAGACTGCAAGTAAACTTAAGAATGATTGTGAGAAAAAGCAATTGTATCGTGAGCTAGCTTCAACTGCAGAAACGGGTTGGGATTTTAGTACCAGATGGATGAA GAATGCTTCTGATCTCACAACCTTGTCTACAACCACGATCGTACCCGTTGATTTAAACGCATACATACTCAAG aTGGAACTTGACATATCTTTCTTGGCAAATGTTGTTGGAGAAAGTAGTCATGCTTTACACTTTGCTAAAGCTTCAGAATCAAGAAAGAAGGCTATGGACGTTGTTTTTTGGGACGAAGAGAAGGGACAATGGTTCGATTACTGGCTCAACGCTAGCTCTAACCACAAG GATGTTTACAAATGGGATGCCTCATACCGGAATCAAGATATATTCGCCTCAAACTTCATCCCTCTATGGGTTCAATTGTTCAACTCAG ACGAGACCGTGGTAAACAAAGTTGCACAAAGCCTTGAAAGCTCGGGGCTGATACATGCTGCGGGCATAGCAACTTCTTTGAGAAATTCGAGCGAGCAATG GGATTATCCAAATGGTTGGGCCCCTATTCAACACATGATCGTTGAAGGTCTCGTTAGATCAGGATCAAAAGAAGCAAGATCATTAGCGAAAGATATTGCTATAAGATGGATTAGAACTAATTATGTTACATATCAAACATCAAAAGCAATGCATGAGAAATATGATGTTACTAAATGTGGAGAATTTGGTGGAGGGGGTGAATATGTGCCACAA ACTGGTTTCGGGTGGTCTAATGGAGTTGTGTTGGCCTTGTTGGAGGAGTTTGGATGGGCTGAAGACCTGAGCCCGTATTGCCAGTGA